ACCAAATCTGATTAAATCCTGACGGTTGTGACCTTCCCAGAACATCTCATGTTTACGTTCCAATAAAACATCATCCAAAGTTGCTCCACTTAAATCTGCCAAACCTGCACGACTTCTTGTCATATTCATCTCTGCATCACCACTTTTACCCTGACGAACAGCAGCCTCTGCCTTCATCAATAGGACATCGGCATATCTAAAAATTGGATAATCATTACTTAGATCTTGCATTGCGCCAACTTTCACCTCAAATTTATTAGCTCTTACTCCTGAATCATAAGCCTCTTTTGCAGAAAAACTCTGATCCATATGTAATGCAGGTATATCAACTGTAAACACAAGTGGTTCATTTGAACGCTCACTAATTAATACTGTTGTTCCGTCAATAGCGTACTGCTTCCCCACTAAAAAGTACTTCTCCTTACGTAAATCAGCATCGTCAAAACTATTATAATAGTCTGCCATTACAGCAAATCCATTCCAAGGACCGGTTGCCATATCAAATGTTGCCTGACTCTGATAGTGAAGCGTTCTCATATGAAGGTTGAAATTCGTAAAGTTAATTTCATCATATGGTATAGTGAAAATATTCTCTACAGAGTTATCATTATTAGTAACAAATGGAGCTGATACCCCTGCCTCTAGTGAATACATTCCTCCATCAATTACAGCCTGAGCTGCAGCCTCAGCTTTTGCCCATTCCGGAGTACCAGTATACACCTCAGCATTAAGATACATCTTCGCCAATATTGTATAGGCTGTATATTTATTGACAACAGTTTTAGATGATGTTTCAGGAAGAAAATCTATATTATCTTCCAGCTCTTTCACTACCTCTGCAAACACTAATGCTCTATCCATTTTCTCTGGAGATGGATCTGCTTCTGAAAACGAAGTAACATAAGGAACACCTCCATAATTATCTATTAATAAATAGTAATAGTATGCTCTCATTACTTTCATTTGGGCAATTATTGGGACTACATCAGGATTATCGCCAGATGGTTCCAAGGTTTCAATTACCTGATTAGCCTCATTAACACCTCCATAAAAGAAATCCCACATCTGACTAACAGATTCAGTCTGATTATTCCAGTTATGCAAATGTAAATCTCGCCACTTACCTCCATCATCCCAATCGGTATGACGTGTTGGTGCACAAACCGCATCACCGGTAACTTCTTGTGCAAACCACCATCCACCATTATCTGTCATCCTCTGTAATTGTTTGTACACAGGAGCCGGAAGAAGTTTTACCTGACCAGCATTCTCTGGAAATT
The Bacteroidota bacterium DNA segment above includes these coding regions:
- a CDS encoding RagB/SusD family nutrient uptake outer membrane protein codes for the protein MKRIILSIIATGFMTLSCTKLDVDLYNQIPVEKFPENAGQVKLLPAPVYKQLQRMTDNGGWWFAQEVTGDAVCAPTRHTDWDDGGKWRDLHLHNWNNQTESVSQMWDFFYGGVNEANQVIETLEPSGDNPDVVPIIAQMKVMRAYYYYLLIDNYGGVPYVTSFSEADPSPEKMDRALVFAEVVKELEDNIDFLPETSSKTVVNKYTAYTILAKMYLNAEVYTGTPEWAKAEAAAQAVIDGGMYSLEAGVSAPFVTNNDNSVENIFTIPYDEINFTNFNLHMRTLHYQSQATFDMATGPWNGFAVMADYYNSFDDADLRKEKYFLVGKQYAIDGTTVLISERSNEPLVFTVDIPALHMDQSFSAKEAYDSGVRANKFEVKVGAMQDLSNDYPIFRYADVLLMKAEAAVRQGKSGDAEMNMTRSRAGLADLSGATLDDVLLERKHEMFWEGHNRQDLIRFGKFGEAWWEKDAVADGSNLTYPIPQWAIDANPNLGK